A part of Citrifermentans bremense genomic DNA contains:
- a CDS encoding YtxH domain-containing protein, which yields MQDKQNNVMVGALMLLAGGIIGAGIALLYAPQSGQKTRKEMGRYAKRARRKGEEALEAVEDFTEQVAEMAEAVGERASEILDRGKDMAYDAKKGVLKALEDGEARLVKQRSRLAKLLG from the coding sequence ATGCAGGACAAACAAAACAACGTGATGGTCGGGGCGCTCATGCTTTTGGCAGGAGGCATCATAGGCGCCGGAATCGCGCTCCTGTACGCGCCGCAAAGCGGCCAGAAAACCCGCAAGGAAATGGGGCGATACGCGAAGAGGGCGCGCCGCAAGGGGGAAGAGGCCCTGGAAGCGGTGGAGGATTTCACCGAGCAGGTGGCCGAGATGGCCGAGGCCGTAGGCGAGCGGGCCTCTGAGATCCTGGACCGTGGCAAGGACATGGCCTACGACGCCAAGAAGGGGGTGCTGAAGGCGCTCGAGGATGGCGAGGCGCGCCTGGTGAAGCAGAGGTCGAGGCTGGCGAAGCTCTTAGGTTAG
- a CDS encoding DUF3047 domain-containing protein, whose protein sequence is MLKHTLPLLLLLAFTAGSSGAAEIPLARFTQSDLSGWSDKAFKGKTEYSFSDGGLKAHSAKGASGKIKKISIDTRNYPKLSWSWRIDHTLRHEDIARKSGDDFAARVYVIFPRTFFWRMRAINYVWSSKLPKGSHVPSPHTANAVSVAVESGDAKAGNWVFEERNVYEDYKRIFGEDPPLLGGIAVMTDTDDTREETTAWYGDITLRSE, encoded by the coding sequence ATGCTGAAGCATACCCTCCCCCTGCTGTTACTCCTCGCCTTCACCGCGGGCTCAAGCGGCGCCGCCGAGATCCCGCTGGCACGCTTTACCCAGTCCGACCTCTCCGGCTGGAGCGACAAGGCCTTCAAGGGGAAGACCGAATACAGCTTCTCCGACGGCGGCTTGAAGGCCCACAGCGCCAAGGGGGCGAGCGGGAAGATAAAGAAGATCTCCATCGACACCAGGAACTACCCGAAGCTTTCCTGGAGCTGGCGCATCGACCACACGTTGCGCCACGAGGACATCGCCCGCAAAAGCGGCGACGACTTCGCCGCGCGTGTCTACGTCATCTTCCCGCGCACCTTCTTCTGGCGCATGCGGGCCATCAACTACGTCTGGAGCTCGAAGCTGCCCAAGGGTAGCCACGTGCCCAGCCCGCACACGGCAAACGCGGTATCGGTGGCGGTGGAAAGCGGTGACGCCAAGGCTGGAAACTGGGTGTTCGAGGAGCGCAACGTCTACGAGGATTACAAGAGGATCTTCGGGGAGGATCCCCCCCTTTTGGGGGGGATCGCTGTCATGACCGATACCGACGACACCAGGGAGGAGACCACCGCCTGGTACGGCGACATCACCCTCCGCTCGGAGTGA
- a CDS encoding C39 family peptidase — protein MQRHTIGTVLLVLAMLQSAPTPVMAGRVLVPGAFLGGINVPVASMKELRFKRTVQQQYDFSCGSAALATLLTYHYDDRVSEDEVFVAMFDHGDKEKIRREGFSLLDMKMYLERRGYQADGYRIGLEKLEKVGIPAIALVNIRGYRHFIVVKGVTKQMVLLGDPAQGARTVPREEFERWWNGLAFLVRSKKDIAHRHFNDPGEWPAKSGRAGMEPLTAVQLLDPTLYLTSRRGF, from the coding sequence ATGCAACGGCACACTATCGGGACCGTGCTATTGGTTCTCGCCATGCTCCAGTCAGCTCCCACGCCGGTCATGGCAGGAAGGGTCCTTGTGCCCGGCGCGTTCCTTGGGGGCATCAACGTTCCCGTGGCCAGCATGAAGGAGCTCCGTTTCAAGCGCACCGTGCAGCAGCAGTACGACTTCAGCTGCGGTTCGGCCGCCCTCGCCACACTGCTGACCTACCACTACGATGACCGGGTCAGCGAGGATGAAGTCTTCGTCGCCATGTTCGATCACGGCGACAAGGAGAAGATCCGCCGTGAGGGGTTTTCCCTGCTCGACATGAAAATGTACCTGGAGCGGCGCGGCTACCAGGCCGACGGCTACCGCATCGGGCTGGAAAAGCTGGAGAAGGTCGGGATACCAGCCATCGCCCTGGTCAACATCCGGGGGTACCGGCACTTCATAGTAGTGAAGGGGGTCACAAAGCAAATGGTGCTGCTGGGCGACCCCGCACAGGGAGCCCGAACGGTGCCACGCGAGGAGTTCGAGCGGTGGTGGAATGGTCTGGCTTTTTTGGTGCGCAGTAAAAAGGACATCGCGCACAGGCACTTCAACGATCCGGGTGAGTGGCCGGCCAAGTCCGGGCGGGCTGGGATGGAGCCGCTTACCGCAGTACAGTTGCTTGATCCAACCCTTTACCTGACATCCCGAAGAGGGTTTTGA
- a CDS encoding sigma-54 interaction domain-containing protein, giving the protein MRIDIRVKTRLSGRAVYFSGKRRMEETVVVNELSLSSAMVSGLGSVDKETCTLNINLSPNSRVELPAQLLRSTHKNTVFRLYFPEKQALDAIWAFLRRQAPDNGSCPYCGMALQSDCSLCGTCRSPLDIMDSDYLERHLQSTFLTRLESRLPRCDSGLLLRLLSTVDQSIVGAPPALVDDEFVGTAPALREVFAMIRKAASTDMSILVLGESGTGKELTAQAIHERSQRRDQPMVVVNCAAIPGQLLESELFGYEKGAFTGAYARKAGRFELADGGTIFLDEIGELPPLLQAKLLRFLEDHTVERVGGKHGVHVDVRIIAATNCNLAAMVEQGTFRRDLYYRLNTISITLPPLRERGGDILVLAKFFLQRFGAQEQSELHGFSPAALAAISAYDWPGNVRELINKVRRALVMATGKFIEPEDLELARVAPFARHKQSSALSCSREQILDLLEQNGYCVTRAARALGVSRPTFYASMRRHGIDPSRANSVPYLPLSAS; this is encoded by the coding sequence ATGCGCATCGACATACGCGTCAAGACCCGCCTGAGCGGACGGGCGGTCTACTTCTCGGGGAAGCGCCGCATGGAAGAGACCGTGGTTGTGAATGAACTCAGCCTGAGCAGCGCCATGGTGAGCGGACTGGGCTCTGTCGATAAAGAGACTTGCACGCTCAACATAAACCTGTCCCCCAATAGCCGTGTGGAACTACCTGCGCAGCTGCTGCGCAGCACGCACAAGAACACGGTGTTCAGGCTCTATTTCCCGGAGAAGCAGGCTCTGGACGCGATCTGGGCCTTTCTGCGGCGGCAGGCCCCGGACAACGGCAGCTGCCCTTACTGCGGCATGGCTTTGCAGTCGGACTGCTCCCTTTGCGGCACCTGCCGCAGCCCCCTTGACATCATGGACAGCGACTACCTGGAGCGCCACCTGCAGTCCACGTTCCTGACCCGCCTTGAAAGCAGACTTCCCCGGTGCGACTCCGGACTGCTGCTGCGACTTCTCAGCACGGTGGACCAGAGCATCGTTGGGGCCCCCCCCGCTCTCGTCGACGATGAATTCGTCGGCACCGCCCCGGCCCTGCGAGAGGTCTTTGCCATGATCCGTAAGGCCGCGAGCACTGACATGAGCATCCTGGTCCTTGGGGAAAGCGGAACGGGCAAGGAACTCACCGCACAAGCGATTCACGAGAGGAGCCAGCGCCGTGACCAGCCGATGGTGGTGGTGAACTGTGCGGCCATTCCCGGGCAGCTTTTGGAAAGCGAGCTGTTCGGCTATGAGAAGGGAGCCTTCACCGGTGCCTATGCGAGAAAGGCGGGACGCTTCGAACTGGCAGACGGGGGCACCATATTCCTGGACGAGATCGGCGAACTGCCCCCCTTGCTCCAGGCCAAGCTGCTCCGCTTTCTCGAAGACCACACCGTGGAGCGGGTCGGCGGCAAGCACGGCGTGCACGTGGACGTCCGCATCATCGCAGCGACCAACTGCAACCTTGCCGCCATGGTGGAGCAGGGAACCTTTCGCCGCGACCTCTACTACCGTCTGAACACGATCAGCATTACGCTCCCCCCCTTGCGCGAGCGTGGCGGCGACATCCTCGTTCTGGCAAAGTTCTTCCTCCAGCGCTTCGGCGCCCAGGAACAGAGCGAGCTACACGGCTTCTCTCCAGCAGCCCTCGCCGCCATCAGCGCATATGACTGGCCCGGCAACGTCAGGGAGCTCATCAACAAGGTGCGGCGGGCGCTGGTGATGGCTACCGGAAAGTTTATCGAGCCAGAGGACCTGGAACTGGCGAGGGTTGCCCCCTTCGCCCGCCATAAGCAGTCCAGCGCGCTTTCCTGCAGCCGTGAACAGATCCTCGACCTCCTCGAGCAAAACGGCTACTGCGTTACCCGTGCCGCACGCGCACTCGGGGTGAGCAGGCCTACCTTTTACGCTTCAATGCGGCGCCACGGCATCGACCCCAGTCGCGCAAACAGCGTCCCATACCTCCCCCTGTCCGCCTCCTGA
- a CDS encoding NAD(P)-binding domain-containing protein codes for MDQKYDVLIVGGGPGGVAAAYICHKVGLSHLLIESGKAIFQGIANTYPEGKNVYPSKPKENPEPFLVEELRPPDKPVTVEKYIQYVQHFVQHEGLNVLTDTQFENIEDGREYLKVLTSRGTFQAKRVLLAFGSSIPKELSVYGDAKMVAKGLDDPKKYIGVRTLVIGGGNSAADVIISILKEKRNANDTEPVYWAHVAETFDVNKETAQRLGEEILLGGNIRLLPGATPRIGEVDDEGVDRLVIRVSEDKIPGGIERYHAMSFPMKNVIACIGSQGPTSIYDRIGVQTIACAEGVCQVAKEGDRLLLLTTDFESTRKGVYVIGGAISPSYMRISKGAIHEERHPNLIYTAVNDAHHVVEAILKKIKK; via the coding sequence ATGGATCAAAAATACGACGTACTGATAGTCGGTGGGGGCCCCGGCGGAGTCGCCGCCGCCTACATCTGCCATAAGGTCGGTCTTTCCCATCTGCTGATTGAATCGGGGAAGGCCATCTTCCAGGGCATTGCCAATACCTACCCGGAAGGAAAGAACGTCTACCCCTCCAAGCCCAAGGAGAACCCGGAGCCCTTCCTGGTAGAGGAACTGCGCCCTCCCGACAAGCCGGTTACGGTGGAGAAGTACATCCAGTACGTGCAGCACTTCGTACAGCACGAGGGGCTGAACGTGCTCACCGACACCCAGTTCGAGAACATCGAGGACGGCAGGGAGTACTTGAAGGTCCTCACCTCCCGCGGGACCTTCCAGGCGAAGAGGGTCCTGCTCGCCTTCGGCAGCTCGATCCCGAAGGAGCTCTCCGTCTACGGGGATGCGAAGATGGTCGCCAAGGGGCTGGACGACCCTAAGAAATATATCGGGGTGCGTACCCTGGTGATAGGCGGGGGGAACAGCGCGGCCGACGTGATCATCTCGATCCTCAAGGAGAAGCGCAACGCCAACGACACGGAGCCGGTCTACTGGGCGCATGTGGCGGAGACCTTCGACGTGAACAAGGAGACCGCCCAAAGGCTGGGCGAGGAGATCCTTTTGGGGGGAAACATAAGGCTTTTGCCCGGCGCTACCCCCAGGATCGGCGAGGTGGACGACGAGGGGGTGGACCGCCTGGTGATCAGGGTAAGCGAGGACAAGATCCCCGGCGGCATCGAGCGCTACCACGCCATGAGCTTTCCCATGAAGAACGTGATCGCCTGCATCGGGAGCCAGGGTCCCACCTCCATCTACGACCGGATCGGCGTGCAGACCATCGCCTGCGCCGAGGGGGTGTGCCAGGTGGCCAAGGAAGGGGACCGGCTGCTTCTGCTCACCACGGACTTCGAGTCGACCAGGAAAGGGGTCTACGTGATCGGTGGGGCCATCTCCCCTTCCTACATGCGGATCAGCAAGGGGGCGATCCACGAGGAGCGTCACCCGAACCTGATCTACACCGCGGTCAACGACGCCCACCACGTTGTGGAAGCGATCCTAAAGAAGATAAAGAAATAA
- a CDS encoding PKD domain-containing protein — translation MHYGKLRMVVEALTLIILIATSVPAWAALTIDPLSSPSTNTNVAITGTCAEGATVTLDVPGAVVGPVSYPSPTAWRAAVSALADGDHTITATSDMDEPASVSVEFYVDASAPVLTVSTLPSGAVTNVSLLNIAGSATDAASGLALVTINGEAVELQPDGRFSGVVTLVSGPNDIAVAATDRLGNSTTDNRVIRLDLTAPHLAITSPADNTVTSQAVATVTGTVDEESVVVVALGAGGGEAAEQNGTSFSADLALQPGLNTITVTATDLAGNSTVAKRSVLYDSSIPSLQVTQPPQDQATNNMTPVIAGSASDPDSAVQVTIAAGGQTHSPPLEGGSFSQQLSLGGDGSYPVTVTCQDEAGNQATVVRTLLLDTTSPAITMVTTTAAQGRYGEGAQLPLTLSFSEPVSGEGLTLVLSSGGSARCGALAGVASCTAVYTVAFGENSEKLEVTQVSGTISDSAGNGAVDPAVSAAANLGAAKILVIDTGAPTATIASHPADPTSQQSATFSFTSDEAGSGFECSLDAGQYATCSTPVVLDLTGRPNGRHTFAVRAVDLTGNVGAPASWSWTIDTIPPAVTVAPAQNRSGSYLQTATATDASAVSVQWSMVEGSGQITFSAPSSLQTDVTASADGGYVLRLTATDAAGNSASASTSLVWDSTLPTVSAGAGRTAGSAFTQTGSVSDATATTLSWSKASGPGTVSFGSPASAGTTVSMDKDGSYVLRLTATDAAGNSASSDATVVWDTTLPTVSAGVGRTAGSAFTQTGSVTDATATTLSWSKVSGPGTVSFGSQASAGTTVSMDKDGSYLLRLTATDAAGNSASADVTLIWDTTLPTVNAGATRTANRAFTQTGSVSDATATTFSWSKTSGPGTVTFGSSASASTTVSMDQDGSYVLRLTAMDGSGNTAYGEVVIVWDTTLPTVSAGAGRTAGSAFTQTGSASDATATTLSWSKASGPGTVSFGSPASAGTTVSMDKDGSYVLRLTATDAAGNSASSDATVVWDTTPPSVTAGTSRTANTTFTQTGSVTDATTTTLSWSTVSGPGTVSFGSPASVGTTVSMDKDGSYVLRLTATDAAGNSASADVTLIWDTTLPTVNAGATRTANRAFTQTGSVSDATATTFSWSKTSGPGTVTFGSSASASTTVSMDQDGSYVLRLTAMDGSGNTAYGEVVIVWDTTLPTVSAGVGRTAGSAFTQTGSVSDATATTLSWSKVSGPGTVSFGSPASAGTTVSMDKNGSYVLRLTAVDAAGNSSTSDVAVVWDTTAPTLIQPPPVSTAASVNLTVQASDATSLTYQWQQLSGPGTVTLGQPVSPTTSASADLDGVYLLRFTATDAAGNGSATEASLTWDTTAPQVAAGGSRVVNAPFTPAATASDATPLKYAWEQLSGPGNIAFSDATALVPQISATADGSYSLRITATDAAGNSSSDTLALLWTTQLPLVSAGPDSAHNVSFTQYGFASGTTQLTFKWSQASGPGTVSFGSPDALATTVSADQQGTYLLRLTSTDQAGNVSSSDASLIWDLDPPALSVDLPPDHSYTSIQQLALSGKVVDSLSGIQSLQLNGASLALDTNGNFSQTVQLSTGTNVITVVAIDQAGNATHSTSSVILDQAVPVISLTAPATNEFKTNKSQLMIIGSVDHDCVLTIHVSGPAGARDFTASPLAGTLFSQLVDNLAVGVTTIRLTATTQANLSSTRVITVTYQTESPTLTLTSPQGDVRPGQNTLVVAGTATDKMTAVKVTISVNGQFYTPAVVDGAFSQSVPLTVKGLYPVTVTATNEAGGATVATRRVIYATPTGDLNADGKTDISDALLALQVSVGMRPQLDGFLVSGDMAPLVDDVPAPDWIIDIGDAVLILRVIVGSLEQPT, via the coding sequence ATGCACTACGGCAAGTTGCGTATGGTGGTGGAAGCGCTGACTCTGATTATCCTGATTGCGACCTCTGTTCCGGCATGGGCCGCACTCACCATCGATCCACTTTCTTCTCCCTCCACTAACACGAACGTTGCCATTACCGGTACCTGTGCCGAGGGGGCAACCGTCACCCTTGATGTCCCTGGAGCGGTAGTCGGTCCGGTCAGTTATCCATCCCCGACTGCGTGGAGGGCAGCCGTTTCCGCCCTCGCCGACGGCGATCATACGATTACCGCCACGAGCGACATGGACGAACCCGCTTCTGTGAGCGTCGAGTTCTACGTCGATGCGAGCGCCCCCGTCCTAACCGTCTCCACCCTGCCAAGCGGAGCCGTCACCAACGTCTCCCTCCTAAACATAGCCGGCAGCGCGACTGACGCCGCCAGCGGCCTGGCCCTGGTCACCATCAACGGGGAGGCCGTCGAGCTCCAGCCCGACGGCAGGTTCAGCGGCGTGGTAACCCTTGTCAGCGGCCCCAACGACATCGCGGTGGCCGCCACGGACAGGTTGGGCAACAGCACGACAGACAACCGCGTCATCCGACTCGATCTGACGGCACCGCACCTTGCCATCACTTCGCCCGCTGACAATACCGTGACCTCGCAGGCCGTCGCCACCGTCACCGGCACCGTCGACGAGGAATCCGTGGTTGTCGTCGCCCTCGGTGCAGGGGGGGGGGAGGCGGCCGAGCAGAACGGTACATCGTTTTCCGCGGATCTGGCGCTCCAGCCGGGGCTCAACACGATCACGGTCACCGCAACCGATCTTGCCGGAAACAGCACTGTCGCGAAGCGGAGTGTGCTGTACGACAGCAGCATTCCAAGCCTGCAGGTGACCCAGCCGCCCCAGGACCAGGCGACCAACAACATGACGCCGGTCATCGCCGGTAGCGCCAGCGATCCCGACAGCGCCGTTCAGGTCACCATCGCCGCAGGGGGGCAAACCCATTCGCCCCCGCTGGAGGGCGGCTCCTTCAGCCAGCAGCTTTCTCTTGGCGGCGACGGTTCCTACCCCGTGACGGTCACCTGCCAGGACGAGGCAGGAAACCAGGCAACGGTGGTACGGACCCTGCTCCTCGACACGACATCCCCGGCAATCACGATGGTCACGACGACGGCGGCCCAGGGGCGCTATGGCGAAGGAGCTCAGCTCCCCTTGACCCTATCCTTCAGCGAGCCCGTGTCCGGCGAAGGTTTGACGCTGGTCCTCTCCAGCGGCGGCAGTGCCCGTTGCGGCGCCCTGGCCGGGGTCGCGAGTTGCACCGCGGTGTACACCGTAGCCTTCGGGGAAAACAGTGAAAAGCTTGAGGTGACCCAGGTAAGCGGCACGATTTCCGACAGTGCCGGCAACGGGGCGGTCGATCCTGCGGTCAGCGCGGCAGCGAACCTGGGCGCCGCGAAGATCCTGGTCATCGACACGGGAGCACCGACTGCCACCATCGCTTCGCATCCAGCCGATCCGACCTCCCAGCAAAGCGCCACCTTCTCCTTTACCAGCGACGAGGCAGGCTCCGGTTTTGAATGCAGCCTGGACGCCGGTCAGTACGCCACCTGCAGCACACCGGTGGTCCTGGACCTCACGGGAAGGCCGAATGGCCGGCATACCTTTGCCGTACGGGCTGTCGACCTTACCGGCAACGTCGGTGCGCCGGCCAGCTGGAGTTGGACCATCGATACCATTCCCCCCGCGGTAACGGTTGCCCCCGCACAAAACCGCTCGGGGAGCTACCTGCAGACCGCCACCGCCACCGATGCCTCGGCGGTCAGCGTGCAGTGGAGCATGGTGGAAGGAAGCGGGCAGATCACGTTCAGCGCTCCTTCCTCCTTGCAGACGGACGTCACAGCTTCTGCAGACGGCGGCTACGTGCTGCGTCTGACCGCAACAGACGCTGCAGGCAACAGTGCCTCCGCCAGCACCTCCCTTGTCTGGGACTCGACGCTTCCAACGGTGAGCGCCGGGGCGGGACGCACGGCAGGGAGCGCCTTCACCCAGACCGGGAGCGTGTCCGATGCCACGGCAACGACCCTTTCCTGGAGCAAGGCGAGCGGACCTGGGACGGTCAGCTTCGGCTCCCCGGCGAGCGCGGGGACGACCGTGTCGATGGATAAGGACGGCAGCTACGTGCTCCGCCTGACGGCAACCGACGCGGCCGGGAACAGCGCGTCTTCAGATGCCACGGTGGTCTGGGATACGACGCTTCCAACGGTGAGCGCCGGGGTGGGACGCACGGCGGGGAGCGCCTTCACCCAGACCGGGAGCGTTACCGATGCCACGGCAACGACGCTTTCCTGGAGCAAGGTGAGCGGACCCGGGACGGTCAGCTTCGGTTCCCAGGCGAGCGCGGGGACGACCGTGTCGATGGATAAGGACGGCAGCTACTTGCTTCGCCTGACGGCAACCGACGCGGCGGGGAACAGCGCCTCTGCGGACGTTACCTTGATCTGGGACACAACGCTCCCGACTGTAAACGCTGGGGCGACCCGTACTGCCAACCGCGCCTTCACTCAGACTGGGAGCGTGTCCGACGCCACCGCCACCACCTTTTCCTGGAGCAAGACGAGCGGGCCTGGCACCGTTACCTTTGGCTCCTCTGCCAGCGCCAGCACTACGGTATCGATGGATCAGGACGGCAGCTACGTGCTGAGGCTGACCGCAATGGATGGAAGCGGCAACACGGCCTACGGTGAAGTCGTCATCGTCTGGGACACGACGCTTCCAACGGTGAGCGCCGGGGCGGGACGCACGGCAGGGAGCGCCTTCACCCAGACCGGGAGCGCGTCCGATGCCACGGCGACGACCCTTTCCTGGAGCAAGGCGAGCGGACCCGGGACGGTCAGCTTCGGCTCCCCGGCGAGCGCGGGGACGACCGTGTCGATGGATAAGGACGGCAGCTACGTGCTCCGCCTGACGGCAACTGACGCGGCCGGGAACAGCGCGTCTTCAGATGCCACGGTGGTCTGGGACACCACCCCCCCGTCTGTGACTGCGGGTACAAGCCGTACTGCAAACACCACTTTCACCCAGACCGGGAGCGTTACCGATGCCACGACAACAACGCTTTCCTGGAGCACGGTGAGCGGACCCGGGACGGTCAGCTTCGGTTCCCCGGCGAGCGTAGGGACGACCGTGTCGATGGATAAGGACGGCAGCTACGTGCTTCGCCTGACGGCAACTGACGCGGCGGGGAACAGCGCCTCTGCGGACGTTACCTTGATCTGGGACACAACGCTCCCGACTGTAAACGCTGGGGCGACCCGTACTGCCAACCGCGCCTTCACTCAGACTGGGAGCGTGTCCGACGCCACCGCCACCACCTTTTCCTGGAGCAAGACGAGCGGGCCTGGCACCGTTACCTTTGGCTCCTCTGCCAGCGCCAGCACTACGGTATCGATGGATCAGGACGGCAGCTACGTGCTGAGGCTGACCGCAATGGATGGAAGCGGCAACACGGCCTACGGTGAAGTCGTCATCGTCTGGGACACGACGCTTCCAACGGTGAGCGCCGGGGTGGGACGCACGGCGGGGAGCGCCTTCACCCAGACCGGGAGCGTGTCCGATGCCACGGCGACGACCCTTTCCTGGAGCAAGGTTAGCGGACCCGGGACGGTCAGCTTCGGCTCCCCGGCGAGCGCGGGGACGACCGTTTCGATGGATAAGAACGGCAGCTACGTGCTCCGCCTGACCGCGGTTGATGCGGCCGGCAACAGCAGTACCAGTGACGTCGCCGTAGTCTGGGATACCACGGCGCCTACCCTGATTCAGCCACCGCCGGTCAGTACCGCCGCCTCGGTTAACCTGACGGTACAGGCAAGCGATGCCACTTCGCTCACCTACCAGTGGCAGCAGCTCTCCGGTCCGGGGACGGTGACCCTGGGGCAGCCAGTGAGCCCCACCACGAGCGCCAGCGCAGACCTGGACGGCGTGTACCTTCTGCGGTTCACCGCGACCGATGCCGCCGGCAACGGCAGCGCCACTGAGGCCTCCTTGACCTGGGACACCACGGCGCCCCAGGTGGCTGCAGGCGGCAGCCGGGTGGTCAACGCACCCTTCACACCCGCCGCTACTGCCAGCGATGCCACTCCTCTCAAATACGCTTGGGAGCAACTTTCAGGGCCGGGGAACATCGCCTTCTCCGATGCAACCGCCCTGGTGCCGCAGATATCTGCCACCGCCGACGGAAGCTACTCGCTTCGCATCACTGCCACCGATGCAGCGGGCAACAGCTCCAGCGACACCCTGGCGCTCTTGTGGACCACGCAGCTTCCGCTGGTAAGCGCAGGACCTGACAGCGCCCACAATGTCAGTTTTACCCAGTATGGCTTCGCGAGCGGCACCACGCAGCTCACCTTCAAGTGGAGCCAGGCGAGCGGACCGGGCACGGTGTCCTTCGGTTCTCCGGACGCTCTCGCCACCACGGTGAGCGCCGACCAGCAGGGGACCTATCTGCTCAGGCTTACCAGCACCGACCAGGCCGGCAACGTTTCAAGCAGCGACGCCAGCCTGATCTGGGATCTAGACCCCCCGGCGCTCTCCGTAGATCTCCCCCCCGATCACAGTTACACGAGCATCCAGCAGCTCGCGTTGTCCGGCAAGGTCGTCGACAGCCTCAGCGGAATTCAGTCCCTGCAGTTAAACGGCGCCAGTTTAGCCCTTGACACAAATGGGAACTTCAGCCAGACCGTCCAGCTTTCCACCGGCACCAACGTGATAACGGTGGTAGCCATCGACCAGGCCGGCAACGCCACCCATTCGACCAGCAGTGTCATCCTCGATCAGGCGGTGCCGGTAATCTCGCTCACCGCCCCGGCTACGAACGAGTTCAAAACCAACAAGTCGCAACTCATGATTATTGGGAGCGTCGACCACGACTGCGTCCTCACCATCCACGTTAGCGGCCCTGCAGGAGCACGCGATTTCACCGCTTCACCGCTCGCCGGCACCCTGTTCAGCCAGCTTGTGGACAACCTCGCAGTCGGGGTAACTACGATCAGGCTTACGGCCACCACGCAGGCAAATCTCTCGTCGACCCGCGTCATCACAGTTACTTACCAGACGGAGTCACCCACCCTGACCCTGACCTCACCGCAGGGCGATGTGCGACCGGGGCAGAACACGCTTGTGGTGGCAGGCACGGCAACGGACAAGATGACTGCGGTTAAGGTCACCATTTCCGTCAATGGGCAGTTCTATACACCGGCGGTCGTTGACGGCGCGTTCAGCCAGTCTGTCCCTCTCACGGTCAAAGGGCTCTACCCCGTGACCGTGACCGCAACCAACGAGGCAGGTGGTGCCACGGTCGCCACCAGGAGGGTCATCTACGCCACACCGACGGGAGACCTGAACGCCGACGGAAAAACCGACATAAGCGACGCCCTGCTGGCCTTGCAGGTTTCGGTCGGCATGCGCCCGCAGCTGGACGGGTTCCTGGTCTCGGGGGACATGGCACCCCTGGTGGACGACGTTCCTGCCCCCGACTGGATCATAGACATCGGGGATGCGGTGCTGATCCTGCGAGTCATCGTCGGATCACTGGAACAACCGACCTAG
- a CDS encoding transporter: MSRLVRSLSLLFAFAVLLAAPSQAISEDRPAASEGKAAGSPLPAQPVGVKPRDEKPAVDSAALFEQGGALTPRGQLVFEPSFQYSHSSTNLVSVVGYTIIPSITVGLINIKNVESNTLVGSLGLRYGLTSRLEGEVKVPYVYRTESTSTDSAGTGGQNVTSVFSADGNDLGDVEFGLRYQLNRVGPSYWLLGLRVKSNTGKDPFQMPVDPVTGFYTELPTGSGFWGIQPGLTLIVPSDPAVFFGSVSYMFNIPRNISGVGDVDPGDIIDANFGLGFALNDKTSISLGYDHSIVGRVKRDESYLPGTMVTQLGTLLIGFSFRASESMSYVFSLGAGLTQAAPDVQLTIKVPFTL, from the coding sequence ATGAGTCGACTTGTGAGATCTCTGTCATTACTGTTTGCCTTTGCAGTGCTGCTGGCAGCCCCTTCCCAGGCCATAAGTGAGGATCGTCCTGCCGCGTCCGAGGGGAAGGCCGCAGGGAGCCCGCTCCCGGCCCAGCCAGTCGGCGTGAAGCCGCGGGACGAAAAGCCGGCAGTAGACAGCGCCGCGCTCTTCGAGCAGGGGGGGGCACTCACCCCGCGCGGCCAGCTCGTGTTCGAGCCGTCCTTCCAGTACTCGCACTCCTCGACCAACCTAGTTTCCGTAGTAGGCTACACCATCATCCCTTCCATCACGGTCGGCCTCATCAATATCAAAAACGTCGAGAGCAACACCCTGGTGGGGTCGCTCGGCCTGCGCTACGGATTGACGAGCAGGCTGGAGGGGGAGGTCAAGGTCCCCTACGTCTACCGGACCGAGTCTACCTCGACCGACTCCGCCGGCACAGGCGGACAGAACGTCACCAGCGTCTTTTCAGCGGACGGCAATGATCTGGGCGACGTCGAATTCGGCCTGCGCTACCAGTTGAACCGCGTCGGCCCTAGCTACTGGCTTCTCGGCTTGCGGGTCAAGTCCAACACAGGAAAGGACCCCTTCCAAATGCCAGTGGACCCGGTCACCGGATTTTACACCGAGCTCCCGACCGGCTCGGGGTTTTGGGGCATACAGCCAGGCCTTACCCTTATCGTCCCCTCCGACCCGGCTGTTTTCTTCGGCAGTGTGAGCTACATGTTCAACATACCCCGCAACATCTCCGGTGTCGGCGATGTCGATCCCGGCGACATCATAGACGCCAATTTCGGCCTTGGCTTCGCCCTCAACGACAAGACCTCCATCAGCCTCGGGTATGACCACAGCATCGTCGGCCGGGTGAAGCGCGACGAAAGCTACCTCCCGGGGACCATGGTGACTCAGTTGGGGACCCTGCTCATCGGCTTTTCCTTCCGAGCGAGCGAAAGTATGAGCTACGTGTTTTCCCTGGGGGCGGGCCTCACCCAAGCCGCGCCCGACGTGCAACTTACCATAAAGGTGCCATTCACCCTCTGA